The following proteins are encoded in a genomic region of Rattus rattus isolate New Zealand chromosome 2, Rrattus_CSIRO_v1, whole genome shotgun sequence:
- the Arg1 gene encoding arginase-1: MQQQQQQQQEPWMSMSSKPKPIEIIGAPFSKGQPRGGVEKGPAALRKAGLVEKLKETGNFKIEKYDVRDHGDLAFVDVPNDSPFQIVKNPRSVGKANEQLAAVVAETQKNGTVSVVLGGDHSMAIGSISGHARVHPDLCVIWVDAHTDINTPLTTSSGNLHGQPVAFLLKELKGKFPDVPGFSWVTPCISAKDIVYIGLRDVDPGEHYIIKTLGIKYFSMTEVDKLGIGKVMEETFSYLLGRKKRPIHLSFDVDGLDPVFTPATGTPVVGGLSYREGLYITEEIYKTGLLSGLDIMEVNPTLGKTPEEVTRTVNTAVALTLSCFGTKREGNHKPETDYLKPPK, translated from the exons CCTCGAGGAGGGGTAGAGAAAGGCCCCGCAGCATTAAGGAAAGCTGGCCTGGTGGAGAAGCTTAAAGAAACAGGTAACTTTAAAATTGAAAAG TACGATGTGAGAGACCACGGGGATCTGGCCTTTGTGGACGTCCCCAATGACAGCCCCTTTCAAATTGTGAAGAACCCACGGTCTGTGGGAAAAGCCAACGAACAGCTGGCTGCTGTGGTAGCAGAGACCCAGAAGAATGGAACAGTCAGTGTGGTGCTGGGTGGAGACCACAG tatGGCAATTGGAAGCATCTCTGGCCACGCCAGGGTCCACCCTGACCTATGCGTCATTTGGGTGGATGCTCACACTGACATCAACACTCCGCTGACAACCAGCTCTGGGAATCTGCACGGGCAACCGGTGGCCTTTCtcctgaaggaactgaaaggaaaG TTCCCAGATGTACCAGGATTCTCCTGGGTGACTCCCTGCATATCTGCCAAGGACATCGTGTACATCGGCTTGCGAGATGTGGACCCTGGGGAACA CTATATAATAAAAACTCTGGGCATTAAGTATTTCTCAATGACTGAAGTGGACAAGCTGGGAATTGGCAAAGTGATGGAAGAGACCTTCAGCTACCTGCTGGGAAG gaagaaaaggcccATTCACCTGAGTTTTGATGTTGATGGACTGGACCCAGTATTCACCCCGGCTACGGGCACACCCGTTGTGGGAGGCCTATCTTACAGAGAAGGTCTCTACATCACAGAAGAGATTTACAAGACAG GGCTACTTTCAGGACTAGATATCATGGAAGTGAACCCAACTCTTGGGAAGACACCAGAGGAGGTGACTCGTACTGTGAACACGGCAGTGGCGTTGACCTTGTCTTGTTTCGGAACTAAACGGGAAGGTAATCATAAGCCAGAGACTGACTACCTTAAACCACCGAAATAA